The Gracilimonas sediminicola sequence CGAAAAATACGTTGTCCATCATTCAGTTCACTAAACTTATTGTAAATCGGGAAACACCGGTTCATCGAGTAAGGAAGTTAATCGGCCCTGGAAGCCTTCTTGTAATATGCGCCGGGCTCAAATTCCGTATCCCCGGTTTCAAACATCAACTCGATATACGGAATGCAAAGTCCACACCCACAGCTGCAAAAATCTTCAGCCTGAAGTTCTTTTACGGATGTAATACCGTGCTCTTCAGCATGGTCTTTCACTTCTTTGAAGCTCCGGCTGTGGCATATACATCGGTTGACTAAATATCGGCTCATGGTTGCTTGAAATGCTTACCTAACTTGAGATCCTGTCCCTGGTAATTACTGTCAATTTCCTCGCCATATACAAAATCCGGTTTCTCGGCATTAGGCTCAAACTGCATGCTGAACATGGTCTGACCATCCTCAATCATAAACGGGACATCATGTGAGCGAACTTCAAGCACTGCCCTTGCTCCCTGGTCTTCCACCGATCCGCCAAAACCACTGTCAAAGAATCCTGCATAATGTGTTCGCAGCTCTCCCGAGCCAGTATCATAAGCCATCATCTCGCAAGCAAGGTGAGCCGGAACCCGAATTCGTTCTTTGGATGCAAAAATATAAAAGGCCTCCGGTTCAAGGATAAGCTGATCGTTCTGCTGGGCATAAATCGGCTCCCAAAATTCCTCCACTTCATAATGCCCGATATTCTCCAGGTCGATATAATTATTGTGCTTCTTCGCCTTATATCCGATTATATCGCCCTTCTTCCCCTTCAGGTCAACACTCATAAACAAGCCTTGCTTAACCTTGATCTTCTCCATGGAAACAGGCACTCTTTGTTCATCAAACAGCAGTGGATCTGCTGCATGCACCCGTAGTAAATCCTGATCGGGAAGTACTTCAAATCCATGCCGAACGCGCAACTGATTCAACCTTTGTCCGGTTTTCACTTTTATAGAGAATGATTTTGGGACCACCTCCAGGTACATTTTTCCACGATAGCCGGGGGTAACTTCTTCAAAACGATGCGAATAATCGGTGATGACCCGCGTGAATACATCCAGCCGGCCGGTGGAGCTTTTAGGATTTGCCTTGGCCGAAAGATTTTCGACCGTACCCAGCTTGACTTCACTCTCTTCTTTATTTCCGTTGAACAGTCCCTTTTGAATCGTGTTGTTTGATTCGGGCATGTTCAGTTCTTCCAATAAAGGAATGATGTACACGCAATTTTGCTCCAGCACCGCTCCGTCTGTAATCGGTACTTCATACATTTTCAGTTTTTCCACCTTCTCTTCCACCGAATCATTCTCGGGAAGAAAGCTGCAGCGAACTCGATACGCAATCTCACCAAGACGAAGATCGATGGAGTTGGGTTGAAACTGATTATCCTGAATGGGATAGTTTGGATCAGATGTTATAATCCCAAGTGCGTGAAGTAACTTGAGTTTTTGAACCGGTAAAATTCCTTTTGTACGAAGCTGAACTTCTTTCAGAGTCTCAGGCATATTCAAATAGCGTGCTTATTTTCGACTGAAGATAACGACCACGTTCCAATATTCAATATTGAATCACAAGTTTTCAGGCTAAACACACTCACTTGAGCCAATCACCATAAAGATCCGGACGGCGGTCTCTTAGAAAAAGCTTTTTTGCATGTGATCTTTGCACTTCGGCAAGATCCAATTCTGCGTACAAAACCTCTTCGGTTCCTTCCCCGGCCCTGGCTATTATCTCACCCGCGGGATTGCATACGAATGATTCCCCGGCAAAAGTAAGTTTTGGCTCTTCCCCCACGCGGTTGCACAAAGCCACGAAATATCCATTCTGGAAAGCAGCCGTTCTGACTTCGGCTTCATATAAACCTTCCGGCCATTCACCCACCGAACCCGCCTGGGGTATGAAAACCACATCAGCACCGGACAAAGCCAGCGCCCGCATATATTCAGGGTAATGCCTGTCGTAACAAATGGCGATGCCGATTTTACCGAATGGGGTTTCATAAACAGGAGCTCCGTTATCCCCCGGTGTATAATATTGCTGCTCATGAAAACAGGCATACTCTGTGATATGCACCATGCGTGTGGTTCCCAAAATGGAGCCGTCGGTACTAATAACTGGTGAGCTGTCGTAGAGAGCATCTCCATCTTTCTCATACAGATTTAAGATGATGACCGCGCCGAATTCTTTTGCTAGTTCTGAAAAGGCATCCGTGGTCTTCCCGGGGATGGATTCTGCAAATTCCGATGGTTTTTCAGGATTTTGAAATTGTGGATAGAAAGGCTCAAACGCCAGCTCTGCAAAGCAAATGACATTGGCACCGGCCTCGGCTGCTTTCCTGGCCGAATCCAGTCCCTTTTTTAGATTCGCTTCTTTGTTCTCAGAACAGGATTGCTGTATTAGTGCAATATTCATCATGCCTATTTTAATAGTGTCATTTTACGGGTGATAACTTCATCTCCCACCCGCAGGCGATAATAATAAATTCCACCGGCCAATCCATCCGCATTCCAAGAAATAATATAAGTGCCGGCTGGTTTTGGGCTATCCTCTAATCTATGGACTTTCTGTCCCATCACATTAAATACCGTGAGTGAAACCCCGGCACCTTCCTTTAGTGTATATTGAATGTGAGTTACCGGGTTGAAAGGATTCGGATAATTCTGATCTAAACTAAATTGGTCAACCTTGTCTTTCTTTTCAATACTTACGGAATTCGTGGTCTTCAATAAAATACCAAAGCGGGGTGATGATTCTTCAACAGCCTGCTGAATTACCGGAGATTTAAGTACACTTGTATAACTTTTCTTCCCGTCGGCCTTTACCTCAAAGGAATAAGATTGTTCCTCTTCCATTAGCACCGAAGCTCCGGTTTCATAATCAATCAGGGTGAAATCCCAATCCTCCGGTATGTTGTGAAAATTATGCCATCGTAAGGTATAGGTTCCGCTTATTCCGCCATCAAAAACTGCAAGTTCATACTTTTGATGTTCAGAGGGATTCATTGCCCTTGCGTCCTGCACCAGCAAATCGTACCGGTAGTCGTTGCGGGTTCTGATAAAACTTAGGTACGGGCTTCCATCAAAGGGAATCATTTTGCTCCCGTCAAACCCGTCCGGTTGGTCGGATGATTGCGGACTGAAAAACAACTTATTGGAAATATCTTTCTGTCCGTTTGGAGCCTCCAGGTGCAGCTCAATTTGCCTGAACGTAGTATTTCCTCGCTTCGAAAAATAAGAGGCATCTGCCGCATCGGAAGTTTTAGCTGAAGTCGGGATGGTAATCTGGGTTGTGGAACTGTCATTTCTTTCGGCAAAAAAGCCGGCCCAGCTGCTTACAACCGTTTCGGTTCCAAAGTTAACCGTGTTCAAGCCATTGGAATCATAAAAGTAGAGCGGACTTTTTAATCCACCATTAACACCCCCGCTGCCATTTCCCTCGATGTCATCAAGGTTTATGTTGCTCAAAAAAGGATTTCCGATAAGGGTGAATGAACTACTGACGCCCACAATTACATCCGAGTCAGGTTCGGTGCCGGAAGCGTCAAGCATAAGGGGAAGCTCCGTACTTCCATTCATTGTATTATCAAAAAAGTAGGCAATAAATCCCAGCCCATCTCCCCATGAGGCAAAAATATTCTCTGGAACAAGATACCCGTTCCCCGACGCGCCGTTGGAAGCAGGATTGATGTAAATATTAGGATCGGCGGCTTCATTCTCCCCGCCGGCAATTCCCTGAATAGCCGTGTCATCCATGATTTCTGTTACCGCCGCATCCTTCACCGGAAAAGACAATACTCTCCACCCGGCCTCGCCGGAAATTTCAACCCTGGAGGCAATGGGCTCAATGCTGATCTTAAAATTCCGGCTGCTTGTAAATGAATAGCTTGAGTCCTCGGACATAGTTATGGTTGTATCTTCATCCACATCAATAAAATCCAGCTTCCATAGACTCGAAATATTCTTGAAGTCCGCCCAGATGATCGTGAACTCACCGGAAAAACCGGCATCTTCCACTTCCAGATCATAGACCTGTACCGTATCGGGGTATAAATTCCGGGCATCCTGAACCAGGCGCTCGCTGCCATTGCCAAAGTCTTGCAGAAAAAACAAATAGGAATCAGTTGTTGAAATCGGAGCCAGCTTTGCACCATCGTATCCATCTTTTCCTTCGGATCCGTTGGCATGAAAGTAGAGCTTGTTGCTAACATCAGCGACTCCGTTGGACGCCACCAGTTTCAGTGAGATTTCCCGGTAGGTGATACTTTCACTTTGAGCAACCGCTGCCGGACTAAAAAATGCCCCAATCAAGAAGAAAAGCAGATTGATACTATGTATAAGATGACCGATCAACGGCAAAGAATTTGGTTTATATAAAAAAGGTGCCCGATGTTGAGCACCTGATGACTTGATTAAATGTAACCGGTTTTTATAAACCTGATTCCTCTTGCCTCTTTTTGCGATCGCGTAATTTTTTGAGGGCATAGCCTCCGCCTGCAGCAGCCAACAATCCAAGTCCTCCGTCAATTGGTGCCTGACTTGGGTTGGCAGGTAAACCAGGCTGAGCAACCACAATTATTGATAAGGCAAGTAAAAAAACTATTGCAATAAAGATATAAATGAGGGTTTTCATAATCTGAAATTTTGAATTTGAGACGATGAATGCTGAATCACATGAAGCAATCAACATCCGTAATTCATCATCAACAATTTATTTAATTAGAGTCATTTGATGGATCATCACCTGGTTTCCGGCCTGCAGGCGATAATGATATATCCCACTTGCCATGTCGGCGGCATTCCAACTTACCCGGTATGTACCCACCGGTTTTGTTTCATTAACAAGAGTAGCAACTTGCTGGCCCATTACATTATACACCGTTAAAGTAACAGTCGCTGACTTTGATACGCTATATTCAATTGTTGTATTTGGGTTGAACGGGTTCGGATAATTTTGTTTTAAAGCAAAAGTTTGAGGCTCATCCGCTTTTTCCGTACTTGTAGTTGTACTGGTTTTCAGCGTAATAGAGAATCGTGAGTTTACTTCTTCCGCAGAAGCTTCCATTGCTGCAAGATTCAGAACACTGACTGTCCGGACTTTCTGTACCGCTTCTACATTGAATTCGTAGGAGCTTCCCGGAATCATATTCATAGTATTTCCGGTTTCAAAGTCGGTTAGCGTAAATGACCAATCATCGGGAATGTTAGTCATCTCTGGCCAGCTTAGAGTATAAGTACCCCTAACGCCCTCATCACCCAATGCAAGCTCATATTTCTGTTCTGTTTCAGGATTAAGCGGGCGGGCATCCTGAACAAATAGTTCACTACCCTTACCAAAATCGTTTATGAATGAGATAAATGGCGATCCGTTCAAAGGGATAAGTTTTCCTCCATCAAAACCATCACGACCTTCTATAGACTGGTTAGAGAAATATAGTTTTAATGAACGATCGACCTGATTGTCCGGAGCTTCTAATAACAATTCTATTTCTCTGAATTCCTTTGTCTTTTCTTTAGAGAAGTAGGAAGCTGTAGCCACATCTGAAGTTTTACCCGCCCCCGGGAAAGTTAATTGAGTCGTAGAACCACTATTTCGCTGAATAAAAAACCCGGACCATGTACTGATCACCTCTCCATTTGAGGAGCCGAAGTTTTCTGTTATCCAGCTTCCGCTTTCATCAGTAGCTATTCCATCATCCCAAAAACTTGCAGGACTTACCAATCCATCATTGACCCCTTCGCCTGAATCATTTCCAGTGAGTTGATCAAGTTCAAAATTACTGGTAAAAGGGTTTCCAACTAATGTCCATGTATCAGAAATTGTTACATCCACATCTCCTGAAGGTTCAGTTCCGAATGCATCCAAGATGATTGGAAGTTCTGAACTTCCATTTGAGCTATTATCGTAGAAGAAGATAATGAATCCCAAACCATCGCCCCAAGGAGTTGTAACATTTGTTGGAGTAGTATATCCATTCTGGCCAGTGCCGTCGGATGCGGTATTGATAAATAAGTTTGGATCTGCCCCGGCATTATCGCCACCTGAAATACCCTGAACGGCCGTATTGTCAGATATATCAGCTACGGTTCCATCTTCAATTGGCAAGGAAAGTAGTCGCCACCCCGCATTGCCCGTTATTTCCACAGAAGGCTGAAAATAGGTACCATCAATTCGGGTTCCGGGAGAAAAGGAAGAAGCATCATCTGTATCGGCGGTTTCGTGATCTTCAAAATCTCCGGTCAAATCCGGGCTACGGGTTTCGGACTGATCAGTAGCTCCTGAATAGGTGTAATTGATTATTTCGATACCAGAATCATTCTTCAGGATAACATCATCGCCACCATTATTCAGACTAAGGCCACCGGCAGTTTGCGTAAGTGCTCCACCAAAGTCACCTGTTGGGGTGCCACCCCCAAATATCACAACAGCTTGAAGTGGTTTTAAAACGGTAGGGTTTGTAAAAGTGTGAGTAGTTCCGTTAGCGTCTTCTACAGTCCAGTCGCTAATATCTAACTCGGTAGTTCCAGTATTTACAAATTCTAAAAATTCATCTTCTCCTGTATCAGTTGTTCCATCACCATTTGCATCACCATCCGGATCAGCCAAAATTTCATTTATTACAATGTCCGGAGTTTCTAAAGTGGTTGCATCATCTTCAGGAACCGTACCATCTGTTTTGTAGTCTATATCCGAACCTGAATTTGTATAAGGATAAATCTTAAAGTAGTAGGTGGTCGTTTCATCCAAACCGGTGAAAGAAGCAGATTCTTCTCCAAAAGCTACATTAAGTGCTCCGGAACCATCAGAGATATCCAAATCGTCAGAAACTGATGATGCGTCACTCGGACTTGAAATCGCTCCAAAACTTACATTACTAACTTTTATCAGATAAGCATCCGGTAAGGGAGATCCTGTTGCATCTGTCCAGGATAGATCCGCAGAATTGATAGAACCTGAAACTGAAAAAGAAGTGGCATGATTTGCAGGCTCGGATTTTAAAGTATTTTCGACAACTGTAATATCATCAAATGAAAACCCATCCCCAGCACCGTTAGCATCCATTCCTATTCTCAATCGGAACTCTGATGTAGAAGAAACATCAATATTTAATTCATTCAAAGTTTCCGGTAAACTTCCCATACTATTTTGATCATATTCTTTAATCAAAGTATAAGTTGGACTACCTGAACTTGGATTATTCGAATAATAAATATTTAAGCTTTCACCAGAACTATTTGCCCCGTTACCACGCTTATCTAAATCAATACTAAGGTCAACACCATCGACGGATGAAACGTCGATTACAGGAGAGTACCAATACGCATAATCAATCCCATCACCGGCATCACCATTTCCATCAACATCATCTCCAATAAAGGCTTCTGAGTCAACTTCGAAACTATTTGTTGTACCATCAGTTTCCAAGGTAGCTCCAACATCAATTACCCAATCAACACCAGTAGTATCAAATGTAGTCCCTATTGAGGTTCCCGTTGCACCCTTCCCGTTTTGTCCTGTAAAGTCTTCAGAATAGAGTGTCTGCCCCAGCACCCCCGATGAAAAAATAAGGAGCAGTGAAAGTGTGAAAAGCAGTGTCGTAGTCTTTTTCATAGAAATGGCATAGTTCTGAATAGTTAATGCATCACCCCTCTAAAACAGTTTAAAGAGCAATTAAAATGACAATCGGCAAATACAATTTCTGTTAAGAAACTGTTGCTATTTCTTTACCCTTTTCTAAAAAAACACTATTCAGCGTTATTATCCCTCTCCCGAACAAATATTATAGAGTTCTAATAAAACTCTGCGTACTCCCTTTGTCCTTCCTTCCTTTCCAAAAATAGAAAAAGCCGGATTTTGGATATCCGGCTTCAGTCAAAATAGTAGGCAAACAAAAAAGCCCCCGCACATTTATTTGGTGCGGGGGCTTTATAAAATCTTACTTTTTCTTCTTGTGTCTGTTTTTTCTCAGACGCTTTTTACGCTTATGCTTGGCTATTTTGGCGCGCTTTCTTTTTTTACCGCTTGGCATAAATACTCACCTACATATTGTTTTATAAAAATTACTATTGTTCGAACAGTTCAGAAAATAAGAAGTTTTAACAGGTTTTCTAAATCAATTTTCAACCATGTGTGCTTCGTTGACTGCTTCTTTAAAATCTTTCGACATTTTCAGCATCGGGGCATATTGTTCCGGCACAATAACTTCTTCATTCGTTTTTGGATTTCGGGCTACTCTCTGAGCTCGCTTAACAACTTTAAAACTGCCAAATCCTCTCAGCTCAATATTCTCGCCTCTCTTCATAGCGTCAATAACAGTTTCCATAAAACCGTTTACAACCGCCTCTGTTTCTACTTTCGTTAAC is a genomic window containing:
- a CDS encoding 2'-deoxycytidine 5'-triphosphate deaminase, whose protein sequence is MPETLKEVQLRTKGILPVQKLKLLHALGIITSDPNYPIQDNQFQPNSIDLRLGEIAYRVRCSFLPENDSVEEKVEKLKMYEVPITDGAVLEQNCVYIIPLLEELNMPESNNTIQKGLFNGNKEESEVKLGTVENLSAKANPKSSTGRLDVFTRVITDYSHRFEEVTPGYRGKMYLEVVPKSFSIKVKTGQRLNQLRVRHGFEVLPDQDLLRVHAADPLLFDEQRVPVSMEKIKVKQGLFMSVDLKGKKGDIIGYKAKKHNNYIDLENIGHYEVEEFWEPIYAQQNDQLILEPEAFYIFASKERIRVPAHLACEMMAYDTGSGELRTHYAGFFDSGFGGSVEDQGARAVLEVRSHDVPFMIEDGQTMFSMQFEPNAEKPDFVYGEEIDSNYQGQDLKLGKHFKQP
- a CDS encoding nitrilase-related carbon-nitrogen hydrolase, with the protein product MMNIALIQQSCSENKEANLKKGLDSARKAAEAGANVICFAELAFEPFYPQFQNPEKPSEFAESIPGKTTDAFSELAKEFGAVIILNLYEKDGDALYDSSPVISTDGSILGTTRMVHITEYACFHEQQYYTPGDNGAPVYETPFGKIGIAICYDRHYPEYMRALALSGADVVFIPQAGSVGEWPEGLYEAEVRTAAFQNGYFVALCNRVGEEPKLTFAGESFVCNPAGEIIARAGEGTEEVLYAELDLAEVQRSHAKKLFLRDRRPDLYGDWLK
- a CDS encoding T9SS type A sorting domain-containing protein, which gives rise to MIGAFFSPAAVAQSESITYREISLKLVASNGVADVSNKLYFHANGSEGKDGYDGAKLAPISTTDSYLFFLQDFGNGSERLVQDARNLYPDTVQVYDLEVEDAGFSGEFTIIWADFKNISSLWKLDFIDVDEDTTITMSEDSSYSFTSSRNFKISIEPIASRVEISGEAGWRVLSFPVKDAAVTEIMDDTAIQGIAGGENEAADPNIYINPASNGASGNGYLVPENIFASWGDGLGFIAYFFDNTMNGSTELPLMLDASGTEPDSDVIVGVSSSFTLIGNPFLSNINLDDIEGNGSGGVNGGLKSPLYFYDSNGLNTVNFGTETVVSSWAGFFAERNDSSTTQITIPTSAKTSDAADASYFSKRGNTTFRQIELHLEAPNGQKDISNKLFFSPQSSDQPDGFDGSKMIPFDGSPYLSFIRTRNDYRYDLLVQDARAMNPSEHQKYELAVFDGGISGTYTLRWHNFHNIPEDWDFTLIDYETGASVLMEEEQSYSFEVKADGKKSYTSVLKSPVIQQAVEESSPRFGILLKTTNSVSIEKKDKVDQFSLDQNYPNPFNPVTHIQYTLKEGAGVSLTVFNVMGQKVHRLEDSPKPAGTYIISWNADGLAGGIYYYRLRVGDEVITRKMTLLK
- a CDS encoding PID-CTERM protein-sorting domain-containing protein, translated to MKTLIYIFIAIVFLLALSIIVVAQPGLPANPSQAPIDGGLGLLAAAGGGYALKKLRDRKKRQEESGL
- a CDS encoding lamin tail domain-containing protein, whose translation is MKKTTTLLFTLSLLLIFSSGVLGQTLYSEDFTGQNGKGATGTSIGTTFDTTGVDWVIDVGATLETDGTTNSFEVDSEAFIGDDVDGNGDAGDGIDYAYWYSPVIDVSSVDGVDLSIDLDKRGNGANSSGESLNIYYSNNPSSGSPTYTLIKEYDQNSMGSLPETLNELNIDVSSTSEFRLRIGMDANGAGDGFSFDDITVVENTLKSEPANHATSFSVSGSINSADLSWTDATGSPLPDAYLIKVSNVSFGAISSPSDASSVSDDLDISDGSGALNVAFGEESASFTGLDETTTYYFKIYPYTNSGSDIDYKTDGTVPEDDATTLETPDIVINEILADPDGDANGDGTTDTGEDEFLEFVNTGTTELDISDWTVEDANGTTHTFTNPTVLKPLQAVVIFGGGTPTGDFGGALTQTAGGLSLNNGGDDVILKNDSGIEIINYTYSGATDQSETRSPDLTGDFEDHETADTDDASSFSPGTRIDGTYFQPSVEITGNAGWRLLSLPIEDGTVADISDNTAVQGISGGDNAGADPNLFINTASDGTGQNGYTTPTNVTTPWGDGLGFIIFFYDNSSNGSSELPIILDAFGTEPSGDVDVTISDTWTLVGNPFTSNFELDQLTGNDSGEGVNDGLVSPASFWDDGIATDESGSWITENFGSSNGEVISTWSGFFIQRNSGSTTQLTFPGAGKTSDVATASYFSKEKTKEFREIELLLEAPDNQVDRSLKLYFSNQSIEGRDGFDGGKLIPLNGSPFISFINDFGKGSELFVQDARPLNPETEQKYELALGDEGVRGTYTLSWPEMTNIPDDWSFTLTDFETGNTMNMIPGSSYEFNVEAVQKVRTVSVLNLAAMEASAEEVNSRFSITLKTSTTTSTEKADEPQTFALKQNYPNPFNPNTTIEYSVSKSATVTLTVYNVMGQQVATLVNETKPVGTYRVSWNAADMASGIYHYRLQAGNQVMIHQMTLIK
- a CDS encoding HU family DNA-binding protein; this translates as MTKADIVDVISSSVGLTKVETEAVVNGFMETVIDAMKRGENIELRGFGSFKVVKRAQRVARNPKTNEEVIVPEQYAPMLKMSKDFKEAVNEAHMVEN